A genomic stretch from Primulina huaijiensis isolate GDHJ02 chromosome 14, ASM1229523v2, whole genome shotgun sequence includes:
- the LOC140957965 gene encoding probable DNA-directed RNA polymerase, which produces MAGKKLIEWRKKLAKLLHYYSDYWRCDAMTPEKREKSRWVTGVEKKGFLFSSLAKAYEGYQFYLPAFLDFRGRIYRCGVLHFHERYLARSLVLFAEEKSKYLDNKEISNIYAATGFLYKSFVSEDKAIQFINHLSSNTNPMDFLKVAYKEKRSFQFLTNILSNKIDLANYPLTQDASTSAYQIMSYFLLDGSMAMRTNLIPHPSGEIQDVYSYMLKDLQEYIKAELGDSNLSQTVNVKLTRKIAKGIFMPIIYGKTLMSTACDLKNSLSSVITSKECFMVASICFKFRKAKYPHMECLIRLIRHIGWIALASGRPVYYKAYNFTTIQNYTKMEPIKIWVYDKKNKKRRRITLRVSSDKKDTRKTETSTFVNFIHQRDAHIAMAVVNTILRVDGPI; this is translated from the exons ATGGCAGGAAAGAAGCTAATAGAATGGAGAAAGAAGTTGGCTAAGCTGCTGCACTATTACTCCGACTACTGGCGGTGCGACGCGATGACTCCAGAGAAAAGAGAGAAAAGCCGATGGGTTACTGGAGTGGAAAAGAAGGGATTTCTGTTCTCATCT TTGGCAAAAGCCTATGAAGGTTATCAATTTTATTTGCCAGCCTTTCTCGACTTCCGAGGTCGAATATACCGCTGCGGAGTCTTGCATTTCCACGAGCGCTATCTAGCAAGAAGCTTGGTACTCTTTGCAGAAGAAAAATCTAAGTATCTAGATAATAAGGAGATATCGAATATATATGCAGCAACAGGCTTCCTTTACAAGTCATTCGTTTCAGAAGATAAGGCAATTCAATTTATAAATCATTTGTCCTCAAACACGAACCCCATGGATTTCTTAAAGGTAGCCTATAAGGAAAAACGCTCCTTTCAGTTTCTTACCAATATTCTATCTAACAAAATAGATCTGGCGAATTACCCTCTTACCCAAGATGCCTCGACGAGTGCTTATCAGATCATGAGTTACTTTTTGTTGGATGGAAGCATGGCAATGAGAACGAATCTGATTCCGCACCCTTCCGGTGAAATCCAAGATGTATATTCTTATATGCTCAAAGATCTTCAGGAGTACATAAAAGCAGAACTTGGAGATTCAAATCTATCACAGACAGTTAACGTCAAACTCACTCGTAAGATAGCCAAAGGCATCTTCATGCCAATAATCTATGGTAAAACACTAATGAGCACAGCGTGCGATCTCAAAAACTCTCTCTCTAGCGTCATAACTTCTAAGGAATGCTTCATGGTAGCATCTATCTGCTTTAAGTTCCGGAAAGCCAAATATCCACACATGGAATGCCTTATCCGGTTGATCCGTCATATAGGATGGATAGCGTTAGCTAGTGGTAGACCAGTTTACTATAAAGCCTATAACTTTACCACGATACAAAATTATACGAAAATGGAGCCAATAAAAATATGGGTTTATGATAAAAAGAATAAGAAGAGACGCCGGATCACTCTCAGAGTCTCTTCTGATAAGAAAGATACAAGGAAGACTGAAACATCAACCTTCGTTAACTTCATCCATCAGAGGGATGCCCATATAGCCATGGCAGTAGTCAATACAATATTGAGAGTAGATGGTCCAATATAA